One genomic window of Cyprinus carpio isolate SPL01 chromosome A23, ASM1834038v1, whole genome shotgun sequence includes the following:
- the LOC109071182 gene encoding ephrin type-A receptor 2-like isoform X1: MDYRRIKRILFVSVFMNFVFISLQKKEEVLLDMVASGAELGWLTSPVEHGWEIGQRAVNGSLLYNYYICNVEGREQDNWLRTTFIQRHPTASRVFVELRFVVRDCNSFNADSLTCKETFNLYVSEADADIGTAFRKGQFRKVTTIAPDEISSLGEMKMNIETKVVDNLSHKGFYLAFQDIGACVAIYSVRVYYKTCPATVKSLAMFPETVAGGENQALREVAGSCVSNAVSEDQPRIYCTTDGEWVVPVSQCQCSPGFEAMNDACQECQPGFFKPSVSSETCKLCPENTQPSGPGAISCTCKEGFYRALEDPETAACSGLPSAPQSLVATTAQMSIGRLQLSWKPSADTGGRSDIRYTVVCERCDGRACQPCGEKVRFDPSNTDLKETRVTVSELEPHLNYTFTVEARSGVSQFSNKRATSSISTALHYTDPPKVTAMHLVDSSSTSLSLQWSVSHLSKPVATRYELMFRKKENDEEIANGKVTTYTVLVLEKNSVQISDLSPSTVYLFKVQALSPEGNPGSYSLEQEFSTLPQASQKTGNTAVILGAAIGGGVMLFIVVVVLLLRKRRRNSHTRQGPEDTYFSSSDQLKPLKTYVDPHTYEDPNMAVLKFASEIHPSHVTKQKVIGAGEFGEVYRGILKVPGRKETAVAIKTLKPGYTEKQRQDFLSEASIMGQFSHQNIIRLEGVVTKFKHAMIVTEYMENGALDKYLKDHDGEMSSFQLVGMLRGIAAGMKYLSDMSYVHRDLAARNILVNSNLECKVSDFGLSRVLEDDPEGTYTTSGGKIPIRWTAPEAIAYRKFTSASDVWSFGIVMWEVMAFGERPYWDMSNHEVMKAINEAFRLPAPMDCPSAVYQLMLQCWLQDRSKRPRFGDIVSIIDKLLKSPDSLKTIADFDPRVSIRLPSTSGSDGSPFRSVAEWLESIKMSQYSENFSIAGIVGMEQVLQMKSEDIRNIGVRLPGHLKRIAYSILGLKDQTSTLSVFAV; encoded by the exons TGGGAGATAGGCCAGCGGGCTGTAAATGGCTCTCTGTTGTATAACTATTATATATGTAACGTGGAGGGACGAGAACAAGATAACTGGCTTCGTACTACGTTCATCCAGCGCCACCCCACTGCCTCTCGGGTCTTCGTGGAGCTGCGATTCGTAGTCCGTGACTGCAACTCTTTCAATGCAGATTCGCTTACCTGCAAGGAGACCTTTAACTTGTATGTCTCTGAGGCTGATGCGGATATTGGCACAGCTTTCCGCAAGGGCCAGTTCCGCAAAGTGACCACCATTGCTCCAGATGAAATATCCAGCCTTGGGGAAATGAAGATGAACATTGAGACAAAAGTAGTGGATAATCTTTCTCACAAGGGCTTCTACTTGGCCTTCCAGGACATTGGGGCCTGCGTTGCCATCTACTCAGTCAGGGTTTACTATAAAACATGTCCAGCAACAGTGAAGAGCTTGGCAATGTTCCCTGAGACTGTGGCAGGGGGAGAGAACCAAGCCCTGCGGGAGGTGGCTGGAAGTTGCGTCTCAAACGCTGTAAGTGAGGACCAACCTCGCATTTATTGCACCACGGATGGGGAATGGGTCGTGCCTGTGAGCCAGTGCCAGTGCAGCCCTGGGTTTGAAGCCATGAACGATGCATGCCAAG AATGTCAGCCTGGCTTCTTCAAACCTTCAGTGTCCAGTGAGACCTGCAAACTCTGTCCAGAAAACACCCAACCCTCGGGTCCTGGCGCCATCAGCTGCACCTGCAAGGAAGGCTTTTATCGAGCACTTGAGGACCCCGAAACAGCCGCTTGCTCTG GTTTACCCTCCGCTCCTCAGAGTCTGGTGGCAACCACAGCTCAGATGTCAATAGGCAGGCTTCAATTGTCATGGAAGCCCTCTGCGGACACTGGCGGGCGCAGTGATATCAGATACACTGTGGTTTGCGAGCGGTGCGATGGGAGGGCATGTCAGCCTTGTGGTGAGAAAGTGCGTTTCGATCCAAGCAACACTGACCTGAAGGAGACCAGAGTCACTGTGAGTGAACTGGAGCCCCATTTGAACTACACCTTCACTGTGGAGGCACGGAGCGGAGTGTCCCAGTTCAGCAATAAGAGAGCCACCAGCAGCATCAGCACTGCTCTACATTATACAG ATCCCCCAAAAGTGACTGCGATGCATCTTGTGGACAGTAGCTCCACCAGCCTGTCGCTTCAGTGGTCTGTTTCTCACCTTTCCAAGCCGGTTGCCACACGTTATGAATTGATGTTTCGCAAAAAG GAAAATGATGAGGAGATAGCCAATGGAAAGGTCACTACCTACACTGTGCTGGTGCTGGAAAAGAACTCTGTTCAGATCAGTGATCTGTCTCCTTCCACCGTCTACTTGTTTAAAGTTCAAGCTCTCAGCCCAGAGGGAAACCCTGGCAGCTACAGCTTGGAACAGGAGTTTTCAACACTCCCCCAAG CTTCTCAAAAAACAGGAAACACAGCAGTGATCCTCGGGGCAGCGATCGGAGGAGGCGTCATGCTTTTCATCGTGGTAGTGGTCCTGCTTCTGCGAAAACG GCGAAGAAACTCTCACACCAGACAAGGGCCAGAGGACACCTATTTCTCCAGCTCAG ACCAGTTGAAGCCGTTGAAGACCTATGTTGATCCTCACACATATGAAGACCCCAACATGGCAGTGCTCAAGTTTGCCAGCGAGATCCATCCTAGTCACGTCACAAAGCAGAAAGTCATCGGAGCAG GTGAGTTTGGAGAGGTGTATAGAGGAATTCTGAAAGTTCCCGGTCGGAAGGAAACAGCGGTAGCAATAAAGACACTGAAGCCAGGATACACGGAGAAACAGAGGCAGGACTTCCTTAGTGAGGCCAGTATCATGGGACAGTTCTCACATCAGAACATCATCCGACTGGAGGGGGTGGTCACCAAAT TCAAGCATGCCATGATTGTTACAGAGTACATGGAAAATGGAGCTCTTGACAAATACCTGAAG GACCATGACGGCGAGATGTCATCCTTCCAGTTGGTTGGTATGCTCCGTGGCATTGCGGCTGGAATGAAATATCTGTCAGACATGAGCTATGTACACAGGGATCTGGCCGCCAGAAACATCTTGGTCAACAGCAACCTGGAGTGCAAGGTGTCTGACTTTGGTTTGTCGCGTGTTTTGGAAGATGACCCTGAAGGAACCTATACCACCAGC GGAGGTAAAATTCCTATTCGCTGGACTGCTCCGGAGGCCATAGCTTACAGGAAATTCACATCAGCAAGTGATGTGTGGAGTTTTGGCATTGTGATGTGGGAAGTCATGGCCTTTGGAGAGAGGCCCTACTGGGACATGAGTAACCATGAG GTAATGAAGGCCATTAATGAGGCTTTCCGCCTTCCTGCTCCAATGGACTGCCCCTCTGCCGTCTATCAGCTGATGTTACAGTGCTGGCTGCAAGATCGCTCCAAACGGCCCCGCTTTGGTGACATTGTCAGCATAATAGACAAACTCCTCAAGAGCCCAGATTCTCTGAAGACCATTGCAGATTTTGACCCTCG AGTTTCCATTCGGCTTCCCAGCACCAGTGGCTCAGATGGCTCTCCCTTCAGGTCTGTGGCCGAGTGGCTCGAGTCTATCAAGATGAGCCAGTACAGTGAAAACTTCAGCATAGCTGGAATCGTCGGCATGGAGCAGGTGCTGCAGATGAAGAGCGA GGATATCCGTAACATTGGCGTCCGTCTGCCGGGCCATCTGAAGAGGATTGCCTACAGCATCTTGGGGCTTAAGGACCAGACGAGCACCCTGAGTGTGTTTGCAGTgtga
- the LOC109071182 gene encoding ephrin type-A receptor 2-like isoform X2 → MVASGAELGWLTSPVEHGWEIGQRAVNGSLLYNYYICNVEGREQDNWLRTTFIQRHPTASRVFVELRFVVRDCNSFNADSLTCKETFNLYVSEADADIGTAFRKGQFRKVTTIAPDEISSLGEMKMNIETKVVDNLSHKGFYLAFQDIGACVAIYSVRVYYKTCPATVKSLAMFPETVAGGENQALREVAGSCVSNAVSEDQPRIYCTTDGEWVVPVSQCQCSPGFEAMNDACQECQPGFFKPSVSSETCKLCPENTQPSGPGAISCTCKEGFYRALEDPETAACSGLPSAPQSLVATTAQMSIGRLQLSWKPSADTGGRSDIRYTVVCERCDGRACQPCGEKVRFDPSNTDLKETRVTVSELEPHLNYTFTVEARSGVSQFSNKRATSSISTALHYTDPPKVTAMHLVDSSSTSLSLQWSVSHLSKPVATRYELMFRKKENDEEIANGKVTTYTVLVLEKNSVQISDLSPSTVYLFKVQALSPEGNPGSYSLEQEFSTLPQASQKTGNTAVILGAAIGGGVMLFIVVVVLLLRKRRRNSHTRQGPEDTYFSSSDQLKPLKTYVDPHTYEDPNMAVLKFASEIHPSHVTKQKVIGAGEFGEVYRGILKVPGRKETAVAIKTLKPGYTEKQRQDFLSEASIMGQFSHQNIIRLEGVVTKFKHAMIVTEYMENGALDKYLKDHDGEMSSFQLVGMLRGIAAGMKYLSDMSYVHRDLAARNILVNSNLECKVSDFGLSRVLEDDPEGTYTTSGGKIPIRWTAPEAIAYRKFTSASDVWSFGIVMWEVMAFGERPYWDMSNHEVMKAINEAFRLPAPMDCPSAVYQLMLQCWLQDRSKRPRFGDIVSIIDKLLKSPDSLKTIADFDPRVSIRLPSTSGSDGSPFRSVAEWLESIKMSQYSENFSIAGIVGMEQVLQMKSEDIRNIGVRLPGHLKRIAYSILGLKDQTSTLSVFAV, encoded by the exons TGGGAGATAGGCCAGCGGGCTGTAAATGGCTCTCTGTTGTATAACTATTATATATGTAACGTGGAGGGACGAGAACAAGATAACTGGCTTCGTACTACGTTCATCCAGCGCCACCCCACTGCCTCTCGGGTCTTCGTGGAGCTGCGATTCGTAGTCCGTGACTGCAACTCTTTCAATGCAGATTCGCTTACCTGCAAGGAGACCTTTAACTTGTATGTCTCTGAGGCTGATGCGGATATTGGCACAGCTTTCCGCAAGGGCCAGTTCCGCAAAGTGACCACCATTGCTCCAGATGAAATATCCAGCCTTGGGGAAATGAAGATGAACATTGAGACAAAAGTAGTGGATAATCTTTCTCACAAGGGCTTCTACTTGGCCTTCCAGGACATTGGGGCCTGCGTTGCCATCTACTCAGTCAGGGTTTACTATAAAACATGTCCAGCAACAGTGAAGAGCTTGGCAATGTTCCCTGAGACTGTGGCAGGGGGAGAGAACCAAGCCCTGCGGGAGGTGGCTGGAAGTTGCGTCTCAAACGCTGTAAGTGAGGACCAACCTCGCATTTATTGCACCACGGATGGGGAATGGGTCGTGCCTGTGAGCCAGTGCCAGTGCAGCCCTGGGTTTGAAGCCATGAACGATGCATGCCAAG AATGTCAGCCTGGCTTCTTCAAACCTTCAGTGTCCAGTGAGACCTGCAAACTCTGTCCAGAAAACACCCAACCCTCGGGTCCTGGCGCCATCAGCTGCACCTGCAAGGAAGGCTTTTATCGAGCACTTGAGGACCCCGAAACAGCCGCTTGCTCTG GTTTACCCTCCGCTCCTCAGAGTCTGGTGGCAACCACAGCTCAGATGTCAATAGGCAGGCTTCAATTGTCATGGAAGCCCTCTGCGGACACTGGCGGGCGCAGTGATATCAGATACACTGTGGTTTGCGAGCGGTGCGATGGGAGGGCATGTCAGCCTTGTGGTGAGAAAGTGCGTTTCGATCCAAGCAACACTGACCTGAAGGAGACCAGAGTCACTGTGAGTGAACTGGAGCCCCATTTGAACTACACCTTCACTGTGGAGGCACGGAGCGGAGTGTCCCAGTTCAGCAATAAGAGAGCCACCAGCAGCATCAGCACTGCTCTACATTATACAG ATCCCCCAAAAGTGACTGCGATGCATCTTGTGGACAGTAGCTCCACCAGCCTGTCGCTTCAGTGGTCTGTTTCTCACCTTTCCAAGCCGGTTGCCACACGTTATGAATTGATGTTTCGCAAAAAG GAAAATGATGAGGAGATAGCCAATGGAAAGGTCACTACCTACACTGTGCTGGTGCTGGAAAAGAACTCTGTTCAGATCAGTGATCTGTCTCCTTCCACCGTCTACTTGTTTAAAGTTCAAGCTCTCAGCCCAGAGGGAAACCCTGGCAGCTACAGCTTGGAACAGGAGTTTTCAACACTCCCCCAAG CTTCTCAAAAAACAGGAAACACAGCAGTGATCCTCGGGGCAGCGATCGGAGGAGGCGTCATGCTTTTCATCGTGGTAGTGGTCCTGCTTCTGCGAAAACG GCGAAGAAACTCTCACACCAGACAAGGGCCAGAGGACACCTATTTCTCCAGCTCAG ACCAGTTGAAGCCGTTGAAGACCTATGTTGATCCTCACACATATGAAGACCCCAACATGGCAGTGCTCAAGTTTGCCAGCGAGATCCATCCTAGTCACGTCACAAAGCAGAAAGTCATCGGAGCAG GTGAGTTTGGAGAGGTGTATAGAGGAATTCTGAAAGTTCCCGGTCGGAAGGAAACAGCGGTAGCAATAAAGACACTGAAGCCAGGATACACGGAGAAACAGAGGCAGGACTTCCTTAGTGAGGCCAGTATCATGGGACAGTTCTCACATCAGAACATCATCCGACTGGAGGGGGTGGTCACCAAAT TCAAGCATGCCATGATTGTTACAGAGTACATGGAAAATGGAGCTCTTGACAAATACCTGAAG GACCATGACGGCGAGATGTCATCCTTCCAGTTGGTTGGTATGCTCCGTGGCATTGCGGCTGGAATGAAATATCTGTCAGACATGAGCTATGTACACAGGGATCTGGCCGCCAGAAACATCTTGGTCAACAGCAACCTGGAGTGCAAGGTGTCTGACTTTGGTTTGTCGCGTGTTTTGGAAGATGACCCTGAAGGAACCTATACCACCAGC GGAGGTAAAATTCCTATTCGCTGGACTGCTCCGGAGGCCATAGCTTACAGGAAATTCACATCAGCAAGTGATGTGTGGAGTTTTGGCATTGTGATGTGGGAAGTCATGGCCTTTGGAGAGAGGCCCTACTGGGACATGAGTAACCATGAG GTAATGAAGGCCATTAATGAGGCTTTCCGCCTTCCTGCTCCAATGGACTGCCCCTCTGCCGTCTATCAGCTGATGTTACAGTGCTGGCTGCAAGATCGCTCCAAACGGCCCCGCTTTGGTGACATTGTCAGCATAATAGACAAACTCCTCAAGAGCCCAGATTCTCTGAAGACCATTGCAGATTTTGACCCTCG AGTTTCCATTCGGCTTCCCAGCACCAGTGGCTCAGATGGCTCTCCCTTCAGGTCTGTGGCCGAGTGGCTCGAGTCTATCAAGATGAGCCAGTACAGTGAAAACTTCAGCATAGCTGGAATCGTCGGCATGGAGCAGGTGCTGCAGATGAAGAGCGA GGATATCCGTAACATTGGCGTCCGTCTGCCGGGCCATCTGAAGAGGATTGCCTACAGCATCTTGGGGCTTAAGGACCAGACGAGCACCCTGAGTGTGTTTGCAGTgtga